In Symmachiella dynata, the following are encoded in one genomic region:
- a CDS encoding REP-associated tyrosine transposase, whose amino-acid sequence MPNYRRARIPGGCYFFTIVTDRRVPILCHPAARSLLGRVIRECRQRWPMFINAFVLLPDHLHTIWTLPSGDDRYAARWGWIKKEFAKHWVEQGGKQQSISASRHNQRRLGVWQPRYWEHTIEDDYDFERHFDYIHYNPVKHRFADCPKNWQWSSFHRWVKSGVYSENWACGNVVQNQMNFADLENSVGE is encoded by the coding sequence ATGCCCAACTATCGTCGCGCTCGCATCCCGGGGGGGTGCTATTTCTTCACCATCGTGACAGATCGCAGGGTGCCAATTCTTTGTCATCCTGCAGCGCGATCACTTCTAGGCAGGGTCATCCGGGAATGTCGTCAGCGTTGGCCGATGTTCATAAATGCTTTTGTATTGCTACCTGATCACCTACATACAATATGGACCTTGCCATCGGGCGATGATCGCTATGCAGCTCGGTGGGGCTGGATCAAGAAGGAGTTTGCTAAACATTGGGTAGAGCAAGGAGGCAAGCAACAATCCATTTCAGCCTCTCGTCACAACCAGAGGCGTCTTGGAGTATGGCAACCACGCTATTGGGAGCACACGATCGAAGATGACTACGATTTTGAGCGCCATTTCGATTACATTCACTACAATCCAGTGAAACACCGGTTTGCAGATTGTCCCAAAAACTGGCAATGGAGCAGCTTTCATCGTTGGGTCAAATCTGGCGTGTACTCTGAAAACTGGGCTTGTGGCAATGTGGTGCAGAATCAAATGAATTTCGCGGATCTCGAAAACAGCGTCGGCGAATAG
- a CDS encoding AAA family ATPase encodes MPDSVALPEMKLSDNDVQAIDDLRDLYGRLRTELGRVIVGQEETIERLSICLFARGHALLMGVPGLAKTLLVSKLAETMSLKFSRIQFTPDLMPMDITGTDILQDSEHGRREFQFVHGPVFANMVLADEINRAPPKTQAAMLEAMQEHKVTAVGKTFPLEEPFLVLATQNPVEQEGTYPLPEAQLDRFMFLIELDYPSEAEEVKIARTTTGDALPELEHLVHAAEIIAHQNLVRRVPVPDHIYTYSARLVRQTRPAGDSAPEWLKPLVAWGAGPRAVQNLILAAKARAALMGSYMVRLEDIQEVAAPVLTHRVITTFAAQAEGISAKEIVRRLIEETSTDE; translated from the coding sequence ATGCCGGATTCTGTAGCGCTGCCGGAAATGAAGCTTTCGGATAACGATGTCCAGGCGATTGACGATCTGCGTGACCTTTATGGTCGGCTCCGTACGGAGTTAGGACGCGTCATCGTCGGCCAAGAAGAAACGATCGAACGCTTGTCGATCTGCCTGTTCGCCCGCGGGCATGCTCTGTTGATGGGAGTGCCGGGGCTGGCCAAAACGCTATTGGTGAGCAAATTGGCCGAAACCATGTCGCTGAAATTCAGCCGCATCCAGTTCACACCCGACCTGATGCCGATGGACATCACCGGGACCGACATTCTGCAGGATAGCGAGCACGGGCGGCGGGAATTTCAGTTCGTGCATGGTCCGGTCTTTGCCAATATGGTGTTGGCCGACGAAATCAACCGCGCTCCTCCCAAGACCCAAGCGGCGATGCTCGAAGCGATGCAAGAGCATAAAGTGACCGCTGTCGGCAAAACCTTTCCGCTGGAAGAACCGTTCCTGGTACTGGCGACGCAGAATCCGGTCGAGCAGGAAGGGACCTATCCGTTGCCCGAAGCGCAATTGGATCGGTTCATGTTCTTGATCGAACTCGATTATCCGTCCGAAGCTGAGGAAGTGAAAATCGCCCGGACCACGACCGGTGATGCGTTGCCGGAATTGGAACACTTGGTGCATGCGGCGGAAATCATCGCCCATCAAAACCTGGTCCGCCGCGTTCCGGTGCCCGATCATATCTATACTTACTCTGCGCGATTGGTGCGGCAGACGCGACCAGCTGGCGACTCCGCTCCCGAATGGCTGAAGCCGTTGGTCGCCTGGGGAGCCGGTCCGCGGGCGGTGCAAAATCTCATTCTGGCTGCCAAAGCGCGGGCGGCATTGATGGGAAGTTACATGGTTCGGCTGGAGGATATTCAGGAAGTCGCCGCTCCGGTATTAACGCACCGGGTGATCACGACGTTTGCGGCGCAGGCGGAGGGCATTAGCGCGAAGGAAATCGTGCGGCGCCTGATTGAGGAAACCAGCACAGACGAATAA
- a CDS encoding DUF58 domain-containing protein, with the protein MFPDGNRREFLDPSALSRLSGLPLFARRPMMGSVSGRHPSPHRGASVEFAEYRKYVPGDDLRRLDWRAYGRTDRFYVKEFEADTNLRCCLVLDTSGSMDFGSGDITKLQYARKIAGALSYLAVQQGDAIGLSCVAENMIQNIPPRRNPAHLMHVFDTLEKAVPKDGTQLTSVLHELAETIRQRALIVIISDFFVEPAELRSCFEHLQFRKHDVTAFHLLDPQELGFEFRRPMRFLDMEGGPAIFAEPNEIADRYHKALQEYLENLKQVVLQTGIDYHRTVIDEDYEKVLTQFLAGRTRARGVR; encoded by the coding sequence ATGTTTCCGGATGGTAATCGCCGGGAGTTCTTGGATCCGTCGGCGCTGTCGCGCTTATCGGGTTTGCCGCTGTTCGCGCGGCGGCCGATGATGGGCAGCGTCTCCGGTCGACATCCCAGTCCGCACCGCGGCGCCAGCGTGGAGTTTGCGGAGTACCGGAAGTATGTCCCAGGCGACGATTTGCGGCGGCTCGATTGGCGGGCTTATGGCCGGACCGACCGTTTCTATGTCAAGGAATTCGAGGCGGATACCAACCTGCGGTGTTGCCTGGTGCTCGATACCAGCGGCTCAATGGACTTCGGCAGCGGCGACATCACCAAGTTGCAGTATGCCCGCAAGATCGCCGGCGCATTGAGTTATCTAGCGGTCCAACAAGGGGACGCCATCGGCCTTTCCTGTGTGGCCGAGAACATGATTCAAAATATCCCGCCGCGACGAAATCCTGCGCACCTGATGCACGTGTTTGACACGTTGGAGAAAGCTGTCCCCAAGGATGGCACGCAGTTGACGAGCGTGTTGCACGAGTTGGCTGAAACGATTCGTCAACGGGCGTTGATTGTGATCATCTCCGACTTTTTTGTGGAACCGGCGGAGTTGCGGAGCTGTTTCGAGCATCTGCAATTTCGCAAACACGATGTCACCGCGTTCCACTTGTTGGATCCACAGGAGTTGGGATTCGAATTTCGCCGCCCGATGCGGTTTTTGGATATGGAAGGTGGGCCGGCCATTTTTGCTGAGCCAAACGAGATTGCCGACCGTTATCATAAAGCACTTCAAGAGTATCTGGAGAATCTCAAACAGGTCGTGTTGCAGACAGGAATCGATTACCACCGCACAG